GTCGTGACTAAAATGGTGGCGCAGTGGAACTTCGTACTCGGATCAATATTGCGGGCTTTCAGAGTCTTATTCACGAGGTCGTTTGAAATACCGCCATCCATTACGTTTAAGTAGAAACCACTTTGGTTGCGGAATGCGGATTCGTTTAACATGTCCACCCGACCATTGACGAAACTCAAGGTGTTTAAGACGACTTGCGTCAGCATCTGATCAGTTGAGTTGGCCGGGTCCAAGTCGACGACGCCTACAAAGGCCTTATTTTCCTTATAAGCCGAAAATAGTGGCATGATGGTCAGGTCATTTGTTTGGTAAGGGAGAATGACGCGGGTATTGAGGTTGAAATAGTCGATATCGGTTTGATTGCGTAAAAAATCAGTCAAGGTATTGCGGGTCATCGGTAAATCTTGGGAAGCACTGACCACCCGAAAATGACTATCCATTAAGAAGAGAGGATGATGAATTAGCTCGCTACATTTATTCAAGACCGTGGTGTTGGTTGGGTCTTTGAGCAACAAATCCGCTAGTGTTTGGTTTGCCTTGACGATGCGACTGAGCTCATTAGTTTGTGACTTTAAGATGATGCTCAGCATTTTGCGCATGGTTTCAGAAATCAACTCATCACCGGGCGTAATAATGATTGGAAAAGCGAGTTCGTTCGCTAATTCAATCACTTTTTTTGGTAAATGGTCAACGTAACGATGATCCTTAAATCCGAGACCAGCACAGTTGGCATTGTGCATCGCCTTGATCAAAGTTAGTGGGTCGGTGGTTGTATTGACGAAGGGATAGCCGTTCGTAATCAAAAACTGACCATTAGCAAGGTAGTCAGCAATGTCAGGTGACTCGATCATTCCGATATTACTAATTTCGCGTTTGAGACCGCGTTCACCCGCAATTACCCGCATATGTTGCATTGATGGTGTTTGTAATAGTGTTTGTAAACGCATGGTAAGTCCCCCTAAAATTAGTTATCTTTAACAAGTAGTATACCGATAATTTGGCAGTTTGACTATAATTAAATGAAAAATAGATTAAAAACAAATGAAGCGTCGAACCAGTGTTATGGGTTAAGGAATTTAAGTATTGGAAAGGTTTATCCTAAGCGCAGGAGTAGCCGGCGCAGGACTGCTGAAGAAAGTTTTGTTTAGTGTAAATTCACCTGGTTAGGGCGTTGGATGCCGACATACAGAAACGGGATTCGCTCGGGTTGAGACTTCCAGTTAGCTAAGTGAAAGTTCACCCCTCAACGTTGCCGCTGAGATAATCTTCAGTTTCAACCCGTCTGAACTTCACCGGCTTCCAGTGCTGAGTATTGTCAGCAACGCCTTTCAGTCGAGGTGGTGTTCAAGTGATGGGTGGACTTAACTTTTGCTGAGTTTGTTGTTGCTCATAAAGGGTAGATTTCGCATATAATGATATTTTGATAGACCATTTGTTGCTAAATTAGCACGTTAAGATTGAAACAGTCATTAAAGTGAATTGATGGTCTCCCAGCTTTAATTGAAGTTCTAATATCAACGGATTCAACGACCAATGGTACTAATATTAGGCGACCGCTCATCATTTATTCTTAGAGGCCGGAATAAGACGATCACGTGTCACGATTGGAAATCTATTGAACTCGTCAGGTTCCTGAATGATGCTTGTCAACATAAAGGGCAAATGACCAAAGTCGTCAGATAATTAACGCGACTTAAGTTGATTAGTCCTTGACAGTTGTGGTGGAGTTCGTTACACTTAGTCCAATTAAACAAGCACCTTTAACTTAGTCCTGTGAGGCTAACAAGGGGAACGGTCATGTAGGGTCTCCCACGCTTTTCGCAGGAAAACGGGGTGACTCTTTTTTTACCCCGTGGATTAAGGTGAAATTACAGAAATGGAGCTGACAAACTAATGGCACGAGAAGTCGTTGATGCAATGACCATGCGCCGCGCGCTGACGCGGATCACTTATGAGATTATTGAGCAGAATAAGGGTGTTGGTAACCTGGTATTTATCGGTATCAAGACTCGTGGGATTTTTTTGGCCCAGCGGTTAGCGCAACGATTGAAACAGTTGGAAGGCGTTGACGTGCCAGTTGGTTCGTTAGATATCACGTTATATCGGGATGATCATCATGCGGTTGATGTTGCCGGTCAAGCGAAGCTAAATGGTGCTGATATTCCGGTTGATATCAATGGCAAACACGTTATCTTGGTCGATGATGTCTTATTTACAGGTCGGACAGTTCGGGCTGCGCTAGATGCCTTGATGGACCATGGACGTCCCGCAAAGATTTCGTTAGCGGTCTTAGTCGATCGTGGACATCGTGAATTACCGATCCGGCCTGATTTTATTGGTAAAAATATTCCAACGGCCTTGGATGAACAAGTCAGTGTCGCCCTTGAAGAACACGACGGACATGATGGAATTAGTATTGAAAAATTAGAAGAATGATTTAATTGAATAAAACCATTTAATTGTTTCCAGAGAGGAACGAAACGGTTTGGCCATGCGTGACCACTTAATCGGAGTCTAGCCTCTTTGCAAACATTTTTGCGGAAGCTAGACTTTTTTTATATACAAAGGAGACGGCAATAGCCATGAAAACGAGTCAAAACCTAGTTAGTGTTGAACAATTTAGTAATCAGGACGTGATGGCCTACTTGAAGTTGGCCCAAGCTTTCAAGAATGGGAAAACGGTACAACTGTCACAGCCAACGTTTGCGATGAACTTATTTTTTGAGAATAGCACCCGCACACATACAAGTTTTGAGATGGCCGAACGACGATTAGGATTACAGGTGATTCCGTTTGACCCAAAGACTAGTTCCGTGACTAAGGGCGAAAGCTTGCTGGATACTTTGAAAACGATTGAAGCCATTGGCGTCAACTTGGCAGTGGTTCGGCATCAACGCGATCGTTATTATCAACCACTTCTCGACGCCGGGTTTGACATGAGTTTGATCAATGCTGGTGATGGTAGTGGGCAACATCCGTCACAATCGTTGTTGGATATGCTAACTATTTATGAAGAATTTGGTCATTTTGATGGTTTAAAGATAGCTATTGTGGGTGACTTGGCCCATTCACGTGTGGCCCGTTCCAATATGGCGTTACTGACGCAACTAGGAGCCCAGGTTTACTTTGGCGGCCCCAAAGAATGGTATGGCCGTGACTTTGAAGCATACGGCGAATATCAGACGATGGACCAGTTAGTCGCAACGATGGACGTCATGATGTTATTACGTGTCCAACACGAACGATTATCGCAAGTGAACAATCAGACCTTCGATGCGTCTGCCTACCATCAACAGTATGGTTTAACAGCTGAGCGCGCCGCACGAATGCCCAAGCATGCGATTATCATGCATCCGGCCCCCGTTAATCGAGGTGTTGAGCTAGCGAGTGACTTAGTTGAAGCGCCGCAATCACGAATTTTTCAGCAGATGACGAATGGTGTTTATATTCGGATGGCAATGGTGGCGAGCGTCCTCGCTCATCAAGGATTAATTTCAGCAACTCAAGTGGAGGTTTAACGCATGACAACATTAATTAAGAATGCTCAAGTGTGGCAAGCAGGGCAGTTACAAACAACGGATATCCTGATTGCCGAGGGCCGAATTAAGGCGATCGGGCATCAACTGCACGATCAGTTTGGACCGGCGGATCACGTCATTTGTGCCGATCAGCACTTTGTTAGTCCGGGCTTTGTCGACGTACACGTCCATTTACGCGATCCTGGTCAAACAGCGAAGGAAACGATTGCGACCGGAACGTTAGCCGCGGCGCATGGCGGTTTCACAACGGTCGGAGCAATGCCTAATGTGGATCCGGTACCCGATACATCTGAGCGGGTCGCGACGATGGTGGCGCGTAATCAGCAGGAAGCACATGTTCACGTCGCACAATATGCCAGCATTACGACTGGGCGGACTAGTGAACAGCTCGTTGACTTTGCCGGCATCAAAGCTGCGGGGGCCTTTGCCGTCAGTAACGATGGTTCCGGTGTTCAAACGGCCGGAACCATGTTTGCAGCCATGCAAGGTGCTGCTAAAGTTGGGTTGCCATTAGCGGCACACGTTGAGGATGATTCGCTTTATCATCATGGCGTGATGAACGCGGGGCCCGTTGCTGATCGGCTAGGATTGCCTGGTATCAATAATGTTTCAGAAGCGGCCCAAGTGGCTCGTGATGTCATGTTGGCGGAAGCGAGTGGGGTTCACTACCATGTTTGTCACGTCTCAACGGCGGAAAGTTTACGCGTGATTCGCAATGCGAAAGCAGCTGGCATCAACGTGACTTGTGAAGTATCGCCCCATCATTTACTCCTTTGTGATGAAGATATTACGATGGATAACCCGATGTTAAAGATGAATCCACCGTTGCGTTCAGCCAAGGATCGCGCAGCGTTAGTTGCGGGATTGTTGGATGGCACGATCGACATGATTGCGACGGACCATGCGCCGCATACTGATGCCGAAAAACAGGGCAGCATGAAGACGGCAGCCTTCGGGATTACTGGGATTGAGACTGCCTTTGCCACGCTATATACGGCGCTGGTCAAGACCCGGTTACTGACGCTCGGTCGTTTAATTGAACTGATGAGCACGCGTCCGGCTGAACTATTTGGCTTAAATACAGCCGGCCGGTTGGTAGTGGGGGCACCGGCTGATCTAACCATTATTGATTTAGATCATCAATATGAAATCGAAGCGGCCACCATGTTATCGAAGGGGCACAATTCCCCGTTTATCGGTTGGCCCGTTTATGGCAACGTCTTAATGACACTAGTTGACGGTAAGTTGGCATATGGAAAGGAAACGCAAGCATGAAACGATACTTAGTACTTGAAGATGGTACGATTTACCCCGGCACGGGGTTTGGTGCGACAACGGCCACGGTTGGTGAATTAGTCTTTAATACCGGCATGAGTGGTTATCAAGAGTCGATCACAGACCAGTCTTATAATGGCGAAATCTTGATGTTTACGTATCCTTTGATTGGAAATTACGGCATTAATCGGGATGACCATGAGTCAATCAAGCCAACTTGTAAGGGCGTTGTTGTTCACGAAGTTGCCCGACGAGCCAGTAATTGGCGTAATGCTCAGTCGTTGGACGATTATCTAAAACAGAATGCGATTCCTGGCATTATGGATATTGATACGCGGGCGGTTACTAAACATATCCGAACGAAGGGCGCGATGAAGGCCACCATCGTCGATAACGTCTTACCAGATACGGTTGACCGGCTCAAAGTCACGGAATTAAATCGGGCCGTTGTTGCCCAGAGCTCAACGAATAACGCCTATCCCAACCCAGCGACAGGCCCCAACGTGGTCGTCGTCGACTTTGGGTTGAAGCATTCGATTTTACGCGAATTAGCAAAGCGTCAATGCAACTTGACGGTGTTGCCGTACAATACCACGGCGAGTGAAATCATGGCTTTGAATCCGGATGGTGTGATGTTGACGAACGGCCCTGGTGATCCCAAAGATATTCCGGGAGCCTTAGAGATGATCAGAGAAGTGGAAAAACATGTGCCGCTATTTGGAATTTGTCTCGGACATCAACTTTTTGCGCTAGCAAACGGTGCGGACACGTTCAAGATGAAGTTCGGACATCGTGGGTTTAACCATCCCGTTCGTGAGATTGCAACTGGGCGGATTGATTTTACGTCGCAAAACCATGGTTACGCGGTGGATCGGGATTCATTAGCGCAGACTGACTTGTTAATCACCCATGAGGAGATTAATGATGGTACCGTGGAAGGCTTGCGGCATCGCGACTACGCGGCCTTTTCCGTGCA
This Lactiplantibacillus plantarum DNA region includes the following protein-coding sequences:
- a CDS encoding PucR family transcriptional regulator, producing MRLQTLLQTPSMQHMRVIAGERGLKREISNIGMIESPDIADYLANGQFLITNGYPFVNTTTDPLTLIKAMHNANCAGLGFKDHRYVDHLPKKVIELANELAFPIIITPGDELISETMRKMLSIILKSQTNELSRIVKANQTLADLLLKDPTNTTVLNKCSELIHHPLFLMDSHFRVVSASQDLPMTRNTLTDFLRNQTDIDYFNLNTRVILPYQTNDLTIMPLFSAYKENKAFVGVVDLDPANSTDQMLTQVVLNTLSFVNGRVDMLNESAFRNQSGFYLNVMDGGISNDLVNKTLKARNIDPSTKFHCATILVTTNHQALLSNHLLEQVQQLTLWFIKEYQASVIVFSLKQQLVLLINDQQNAQHFLTALVQFIQPKLDRQARLIAGYSYSTLPLTELATTYNEATEALALSKNSPHAVTIYRPKYVKELISLIPQNEARSFVERVLGGLVSGVSANEQLNLLTTLYGYFYYHQNIAEVAGHLDIHRNTVIYRLKKIEKMLTLNLDDPEQTQTLEMAVLLWHNQQSQK
- a CDS encoding dihydroorotase produces the protein MTTLIKNAQVWQAGQLQTTDILIAEGRIKAIGHQLHDQFGPADHVICADQHFVSPGFVDVHVHLRDPGQTAKETIATGTLAAAHGGFTTVGAMPNVDPVPDTSERVATMVARNQQEAHVHVAQYASITTGRTSEQLVDFAGIKAAGAFAVSNDGSGVQTAGTMFAAMQGAAKVGLPLAAHVEDDSLYHHGVMNAGPVADRLGLPGINNVSEAAQVARDVMLAEASGVHYHVCHVSTAESLRVIRNAKAAGINVTCEVSPHHLLLCDEDITMDNPMLKMNPPLRSAKDRAALVAGLLDGTIDMIATDHAPHTDAEKQGSMKTAAFGITGIETAFATLYTALVKTRLLTLGRLIELMSTRPAELFGLNTAGRLVVGAPADLTIIDLDHQYEIEAATMLSKGHNSPFIGWPVYGNVLMTLVDGKLAYGKETQA
- a CDS encoding aspartate carbamoyltransferase catalytic subunit, which produces MKTSQNLVSVEQFSNQDVMAYLKLAQAFKNGKTVQLSQPTFAMNLFFENSTRTHTSFEMAERRLGLQVIPFDPKTSSVTKGESLLDTLKTIEAIGVNLAVVRHQRDRYYQPLLDAGFDMSLINAGDGSGQHPSQSLLDMLTIYEEFGHFDGLKIAIVGDLAHSRVARSNMALLTQLGAQVYFGGPKEWYGRDFEAYGEYQTMDQLVATMDVMMLLRVQHERLSQVNNQTFDASAYHQQYGLTAERAARMPKHAIIMHPAPVNRGVELASDLVEAPQSRIFQQMTNGVYIRMAMVASVLAHQGLISATQVEV
- the pyrR gene encoding bifunctional pyr operon transcriptional regulator/uracil phosphoribosyltransferase PyrR, which produces MAREVVDAMTMRRALTRITYEIIEQNKGVGNLVFIGIKTRGIFLAQRLAQRLKQLEGVDVPVGSLDITLYRDDHHAVDVAGQAKLNGADIPVDINGKHVILVDDVLFTGRTVRAALDALMDHGRPAKISLAVLVDRGHRELPIRPDFIGKNIPTALDEQVSVALEEHDGHDGISIEKLEE
- a CDS encoding carbamoyl phosphate synthase small subunit, translating into MKRYLVLEDGTIYPGTGFGATTATVGELVFNTGMSGYQESITDQSYNGEILMFTYPLIGNYGINRDDHESIKPTCKGVVVHEVARRASNWRNAQSLDDYLKQNAIPGIMDIDTRAVTKHIRTKGAMKATIVDNVLPDTVDRLKVTELNRAVVAQSSTNNAYPNPATGPNVVVVDFGLKHSILRELAKRQCNLTVLPYNTTASEIMALNPDGVMLTNGPGDPKDIPGALEMIREVEKHVPLFGICLGHQLFALANGADTFKMKFGHRGFNHPVREIATGRIDFTSQNHGYAVDRDSLAQTDLLITHEEINDGTVEGLRHRDYAAFSVQYHPDAAPGPHDADHIFDEFIDLMAANQATQKGSQFNA